From a region of the Williamsia phyllosphaerae genome:
- a CDS encoding AMP-binding protein produces the protein MPTLAADTAHVAVYVELDGTLDRDALTAALRDVVTRVGATPSAAAPIITLDTLDLSAQDRPRAAAVRWMESFDHVVAGAAPDIAAHLIDIGPGAQILHLSGRPTTADGSPGVRLLHHLAVAYSARVNGDAPRRESARRRPTHRDIPAAALDFWTTDLDPIPAPTSLSHRPHPAPSTAGSSSVLTETRTMSVSASGELRSAAAAAGARVETIVVAAVAGYVTGLCRSDEVLIGLPAIVAPTADRAPTADRAPTAVTLPLRLAATPHTTVADAVAATGSRIDEARAHSAGWRNHPLRELLAAAPAGQGPVVNVIPSLGPVRFADVDGDVFVLCGGPIDDLRVNVYESRDERIRVDLEAHPDRYLRAELRAHHARFLDYLSRFIAASATTRLATLDVISMAEHIEVVDEPNATDVLMPPATVTELIEMGMARDHDRAAVTGDGAPVDVLTHGELDCRANQLTRVLLAAGVGPESVVGVMTADRVAGITAMLAVLRAGGAVLPLDPTHPATTIAHRIAGARPMCVVTDRVLDDVVGDADDAVWPGEPTSATGYDAIPPWVEAIPLDAAELDEVPDDPISASELNAPGHLGNPVWIAFGDDGAGVVLTHRAVANRLQWLQAHRSPTAAEQMCLGAVPTTEWLWNALLPLAVGATIDLTCAPAVESVLSGPAETAFGVLPRRGTAETSDGTAGRPVWNTAVYVLDAFLRPLPVGAIGEVYVAGDQIARGYVSDPGASADRFVANPFRPGARMVRTGAAALRRPDGSISYVDTDRLAPIAPDAESVATPPRTLAEMVAVVAGTDPDAVAAVVDDGADRTSITFRELDRRSNQWARLLIACDVGPEDVVAVALPRGLDALIAIWAAVKSGAAFVTIEPRAVTGRGVDPVVRQVIADSRVRFGFVDAATAQDMSPAAGTVRWMSMDGASYRTVVACLSVRPIRDTARHARLDVDHLAYVAYSAADGAPVRGVAVSHRVLSMIADEQRRRCGVDRFSRTLHATSGDGPIPVLEVLLAISTGARMIIATDAARDRADDLVRVLRGDAITHAFLDVATAESLSPNGLPDLRVMVAGQGRSTPELIGRWTAPDRRVLTALGDPDAATGLVVLDHDLRPVPAGTPGELYVTGPALARGFLGSAALTATRFVATPAHLGNDRAGSILYRTGDIVTMSADGRLTYLGRSDSFA, from the coding sequence GTGCCCACCCTGGCAGCAGACACCGCTCACGTCGCGGTCTACGTCGAGCTCGACGGCACCCTCGACCGGGACGCGCTCACCGCGGCCCTGCGCGATGTGGTCACGCGGGTCGGCGCGACCCCGAGCGCCGCGGCCCCGATCATCACCCTCGACACCCTCGATCTGAGTGCACAGGACCGACCCCGTGCGGCCGCGGTGCGGTGGATGGAGTCGTTCGACCACGTCGTCGCGGGCGCCGCCCCGGACATCGCCGCCCACCTCATCGACATCGGCCCCGGCGCCCAGATCCTGCACCTGAGCGGGCGGCCAACCACCGCCGACGGGTCCCCGGGCGTGCGGCTGCTCCACCACCTCGCCGTCGCCTACAGCGCCCGGGTGAACGGCGACGCCCCGCGTCGGGAGAGCGCACGCAGGCGTCCGACACACCGCGACATCCCCGCCGCCGCCCTGGACTTCTGGACCACCGACCTCGACCCGATCCCGGCGCCGACGAGCCTGTCGCACCGGCCGCACCCCGCTCCGTCGACCGCCGGATCGTCGTCGGTGCTGACCGAGACGCGCACCATGTCGGTGTCGGCCTCCGGCGAGCTGCGATCGGCCGCCGCCGCCGCGGGTGCCCGAGTCGAGACGATCGTCGTCGCCGCGGTCGCCGGATACGTGACCGGACTGTGCCGCTCGGATGAGGTCCTGATCGGTCTCCCGGCGATCGTCGCGCCCACCGCCGATCGCGCCCCCACCGCCGATCGCGCCCCCACCGCCGTGACCCTCCCGCTGCGCCTGGCCGCGACCCCGCACACCACCGTCGCCGATGCCGTCGCCGCGACCGGCTCACGTATCGACGAGGCCCGCGCGCACAGCGCCGGTTGGCGCAACCACCCGCTGCGCGAACTGCTCGCCGCGGCACCGGCGGGCCAGGGGCCGGTCGTCAACGTGATCCCGTCCCTCGGTCCGGTGCGTTTCGCCGATGTCGACGGCGACGTGTTCGTCCTGTGCGGCGGACCGATCGACGACCTGCGCGTCAACGTCTACGAATCGCGCGACGAGCGGATCCGGGTGGACCTCGAAGCTCATCCCGACCGTTACCTTCGCGCGGAACTGCGCGCGCACCACGCCCGTTTCCTCGACTACCTGTCCCGGTTCATCGCTGCGTCGGCGACGACCCGGCTCGCCACGCTCGATGTGATCAGCATGGCCGAGCACATCGAGGTCGTCGACGAACCCAACGCGACCGACGTCCTGATGCCCCCGGCGACGGTCACCGAGCTCATCGAGATGGGAATGGCGCGCGACCACGACCGGGCCGCCGTGACCGGCGACGGCGCACCCGTCGACGTGCTCACGCACGGTGAACTCGACTGCCGCGCCAACCAACTGACCCGGGTGCTGCTGGCCGCCGGGGTGGGTCCGGAGAGCGTGGTCGGTGTGATGACCGCCGACCGCGTCGCCGGGATCACCGCGATGCTCGCGGTCCTGCGTGCCGGCGGTGCGGTACTGCCCCTGGACCCCACGCACCCCGCGACCACCATCGCGCACCGGATAGCCGGCGCCCGACCCATGTGCGTGGTCACCGATCGTGTCCTCGACGACGTCGTCGGGGACGCCGACGACGCTGTGTGGCCCGGCGAACCCACCTCGGCCACCGGCTACGACGCGATCCCCCCGTGGGTCGAGGCGATCCCGCTCGACGCCGCCGAACTCGACGAGGTTCCCGACGACCCGATCTCGGCGAGCGAACTCAACGCGCCCGGCCACCTCGGCAACCCCGTCTGGATCGCGTTCGGCGACGACGGTGCCGGTGTTGTGCTCACCCATCGCGCGGTCGCCAACCGGCTGCAGTGGCTCCAGGCGCACCGTTCGCCGACGGCCGCCGAGCAGATGTGTCTCGGCGCCGTCCCCACCACCGAATGGCTGTGGAACGCGTTGCTGCCGTTGGCCGTCGGTGCGACCATCGACCTCACCTGCGCACCGGCGGTGGAGTCCGTCCTGTCCGGACCGGCCGAGACCGCGTTCGGGGTGCTACCCCGTCGGGGCACGGCCGAGACGTCGGACGGCACCGCCGGACGGCCGGTGTGGAACACCGCCGTCTACGTGCTCGACGCGTTCCTGCGCCCGCTGCCGGTCGGTGCGATCGGCGAGGTGTACGTCGCCGGCGATCAGATCGCGCGCGGATACGTCTCCGACCCCGGCGCGAGCGCGGATCGTTTCGTCGCCAACCCGTTCCGTCCCGGTGCGCGCATGGTCCGCACCGGTGCCGCGGCTCTGCGGCGACCGGACGGCAGCATCTCCTACGTCGACACCGACCGTCTCGCGCCGATCGCACCGGATGCGGAGTCGGTCGCCACGCCGCCGCGCACCCTGGCCGAGATGGTCGCCGTCGTGGCGGGCACCGATCCCGACGCCGTGGCCGCGGTCGTCGACGACGGTGCCGACCGGACGTCGATCACCTTCCGGGAGCTCGACCGGCGGTCGAACCAGTGGGCCCGGTTGCTCATCGCCTGTGACGTCGGGCCCGAAGATGTTGTCGCCGTGGCGCTGCCACGTGGTCTCGACGCCCTGATCGCCATCTGGGCGGCGGTCAAGAGCGGGGCGGCCTTCGTCACGATCGAACCGCGTGCGGTGACCGGTCGCGGTGTCGATCCGGTCGTGCGCCAGGTGATCGCCGACTCTCGGGTCCGGTTCGGATTCGTCGATGCCGCGACCGCGCAGGACATGTCGCCCGCTGCGGGCACCGTCCGATGGATGTCGATGGACGGTGCGAGCTATCGCACGGTGGTCGCGTGCCTCAGCGTCCGGCCCATCCGCGACACCGCCCGACACGCGCGACTCGACGTCGACCACCTCGCGTACGTCGCCTACAGCGCCGCCGACGGGGCGCCCGTGCGGGGTGTCGCGGTGTCGCACCGGGTGTTGTCGATGATCGCCGACGAACAGCGCAGGCGGTGCGGCGTCGACCGGTTCTCGCGCACGCTGCACGCGACGTCGGGCGACGGGCCGATACCGGTTCTCGAGGTGCTGCTGGCCATCTCGACCGGCGCGCGGATGATCATCGCCACCGACGCCGCCCGCGACCGCGCCGACGACCTCGTCCGCGTTCTGCGCGGCGACGCGATCACCCATGCGTTCCTCGACGTCGCCACGGCGGAATCACTGTCGCCGAACGGCTTACCGGATCTGCGTGTCATGGTGGCCGGGCAGGGGCGCAGCACCCCCGAGTTGATCGGCCGGTGGACCGCCCCGGATCGTCGGGTGCTCACCGCCCTGGGCGATCCCGACGCCGCGACCGGACTCGTCGTCCTCGACCACGACCTGCGTCCGGTCCCCGCGGGCACGCCCGGCGAGCTCTACGTCACCGGGCCGGCTCTCGCGCGGGGGTTCCTGGGCAGTGCTGCGCTGACCGCCACACGGTTCGTCGCCACCCCCGCGCATCTCGGGAATGACCGCGCCGGCTCGATTCTCTACCGGACCGGAGACATCGTCACGATGTCAGCCGACGGTCGCCTGACCTACCTCGGTCGCAGCGACAGCTTCGCCTGA
- a CDS encoding substrate-binding domain-containing protein, producing MGRHTADGSSADGAPSGTRHDTARGDTRRRRRRGWVVLALVVVAALVAGGVVWATVLRDSGPDCATRTDISIAADPSMTSALKAVAPQASADSCYDFAIAAASGARIPGELTRGDQAPDLWVADSTGRATTVTTQVGVPTDIVVPSVATSPAVVAGTAVPALTNWVEVMKLPNLRIGSPLDSSTGDAPIVGALAAVEKGTLTAKEMSDAMTILAIQQGNLRADDDSEANRLALANASATPVVTTEQEFVSFARANPTTKLTATIPTAGTTLLDYPMLVTAAAAKRDVARTAGEEFAQALRSQAGTTALNAAGYRDPAATPLTGVGVGQVNRIVLKDPSQEEKTLRQWSVLAVPIRTLVAMDVSGSMDEAVGDTTRADLLVQAALTGNKLFPNNTEIGMWYFSIDKGGPGQDWVEIAPIAREDSVRPDGQTQRQFLNKRADDYRQYVGGGTGLYDTTLAAFQKVQDSYDPNYSNSVIILTDGRNEDPGSVSLQTLLDRLKKLQDPARPVLVLTIGISDDADTDALKQIAEATPGGTSYVAQDPRDIPTVLIDAVQARVAAAGR from the coding sequence ATGGGACGGCACACCGCCGACGGATCGTCCGCCGACGGGGCCCCGTCGGGCACTCGCCACGACACCGCCCGGGGGGACACCCGACGCCGCCGCCGCCGCGGATGGGTGGTCCTCGCCCTCGTGGTCGTCGCGGCGCTCGTCGCCGGTGGTGTCGTGTGGGCGACGGTCCTGCGTGACAGCGGACCCGACTGCGCCACGCGCACCGACATCTCCATCGCCGCCGATCCGTCCATGACCTCGGCGCTCAAAGCCGTTGCGCCACAAGCGTCGGCGGACTCCTGCTACGACTTCGCCATCGCGGCCGCCTCGGGTGCCCGGATCCCCGGGGAACTGACCCGTGGCGACCAGGCGCCCGATCTGTGGGTGGCCGACTCGACCGGCCGCGCGACCACCGTCACCACACAGGTCGGCGTCCCCACCGACATCGTCGTCCCATCGGTCGCGACGTCGCCGGCCGTGGTCGCGGGGACCGCGGTGCCCGCGCTGACGAACTGGGTCGAGGTGATGAAGCTGCCCAACCTGCGCATCGGCAGCCCGCTGGACTCGTCCACCGGTGACGCCCCGATCGTCGGTGCGCTCGCCGCGGTCGAGAAGGGGACGCTCACCGCCAAGGAAATGAGCGACGCGATGACGATCCTCGCCATCCAGCAGGGCAACCTGCGCGCCGACGACGACAGCGAGGCCAACCGGCTGGCGCTGGCCAACGCCTCGGCCACCCCGGTCGTCACCACCGAGCAGGAGTTCGTGTCGTTCGCGCGCGCGAATCCGACGACGAAGCTCACCGCGACGATCCCGACGGCGGGCACGACGCTGCTCGACTACCCGATGCTCGTCACCGCGGCCGCAGCCAAGCGCGACGTCGCCCGCACCGCGGGGGAGGAGTTCGCGCAGGCGCTCCGCTCGCAGGCCGGGACCACCGCCCTCAACGCCGCCGGTTACCGCGACCCCGCGGCCACACCGCTGACCGGCGTCGGGGTGGGCCAGGTGAACAGGATCGTGTTGAAGGATCCGTCGCAGGAGGAGAAGACGCTTCGTCAGTGGTCGGTGCTCGCCGTGCCGATCCGCACGCTGGTCGCCATGGACGTGTCGGGGTCGATGGACGAGGCGGTCGGTGACACCACGCGCGCCGACCTGCTGGTGCAGGCCGCGCTCACCGGCAACAAGCTGTTCCCGAACAACACCGAGATCGGCATGTGGTATTTCTCCATCGACAAGGGCGGTCCCGGCCAGGACTGGGTGGAGATCGCCCCGATCGCCCGCGAGGACTCCGTCCGGCCCGACGGGCAGACCCAGCGGCAGTTCCTGAACAAGCGCGCCGACGACTACCGCCAGTACGTCGGCGGTGGTACCGGGTTGTACGACACCACCCTGGCCGCCTTCCAGAAGGTGCAGGACAGCTACGACCCGAACTACTCGAACAGCGTCATCATCCTCACCGACGGTCGCAACGAGGATCCCGGAAGCGTCAGCCTGCAGACCCTGCTCGATCGTCTGAAGAAACTGCAGGACCCGGCACGTCCGGTGTTGGTCCTGACCATCGGCATCTCCGACGACGCCGACACCGACGCCCTCAAGCAGATCGCCGAGGCGACACCCGGCGGGACCAGCTACGTGGCACAGGATCCGCGTGACATCCCGACCGTTCTGATCGACGCCGTCCAGGCCCGCGTCGCCGCGGCCGGACGGTGA
- a CDS encoding type II toxin-antitoxin system Rv0910 family toxin codes for MASVSDSVDVPLTPDVAWKYVSDLSRFDEWLTIHDGWRSDVPKSEDLKKGLKISSVVAVKGTRVRFEWTVDKFDPPKQVSLKGKGKGGVKVDLTLAVTESGSGSTVKFDLDLGGLPMIGPAGKAAAKLVHSDLHASLAKFTQVFAE; via the coding sequence ATGGCCTCAGTGAGCGACAGTGTCGACGTCCCCCTTACCCCCGACGTCGCGTGGAAGTACGTGTCCGACCTCTCCCGCTTCGACGAGTGGCTGACCATCCACGACGGATGGCGCAGCGACGTCCCGAAGTCCGAGGACCTGAAGAAGGGCCTCAAGATCTCGTCGGTCGTGGCGGTCAAGGGCACCCGCGTGCGGTTCGAGTGGACCGTCGACAAGTTCGATCCCCCGAAGCAGGTGAGCCTGAAGGGCAAGGGCAAGGGCGGGGTGAAGGTCGACCTCACCCTCGCGGTGACCGAGTCGGGCTCCGGATCGACGGTGAAGTTCGACCTCGACCTCGGTGGTCTGCCGATGATCGGCCCCGCGGGCAAGGCCGCCGCGAAACTGGTCCATTCGGACCTGCACGCGTCGCTGGCCAAGTTCACGCAGGTCTTCGCCGAGTGA
- a CDS encoding 3-hydroxyacyl-CoA dehydrogenase NAD-binding domain-containing protein yields MNAENTTPTIAIVGAGVIGLSWARLADAHGWTVAITDPRPDLAEIVAAAFPDSATVRAAADLADAVSDADLVQENGPERLPMKQQLFADIGAAARGDAVLATSSSSITASEIAVDLDADVAARVLVGHPFNPPELMPLVEVLPGTRTASTTTDGAVALYRALDREPVVIGTELPGFVANRLQAAISREARYLVQTGVVSPADLDTILRNSLGLRWATIGLFEGNVLGGGPGGIRHLLAGVGAQTGGIEPGVPATDPDAMERLVDAVEATYGTGEEVYAELAARRDRRTRAVLAALADTDGESTTR; encoded by the coding sequence ATGAACGCGGAGAACACCACACCGACCATCGCGATCGTCGGCGCCGGCGTCATCGGACTGTCCTGGGCCCGTCTGGCCGACGCCCACGGCTGGACCGTGGCGATCACCGACCCCCGACCCGACCTCGCCGAGATCGTGGCCGCCGCCTTCCCGGATTCGGCAACCGTGCGCGCCGCTGCCGACCTCGCCGACGCCGTCTCCGACGCAGATCTGGTGCAGGAGAACGGCCCCGAACGCCTGCCGATGAAACAGCAACTGTTCGCAGACATCGGTGCGGCCGCCCGCGGCGACGCCGTGCTGGCGACCTCGAGCTCGTCGATCACCGCCTCGGAGATCGCCGTGGACCTCGACGCCGACGTCGCGGCGCGGGTGCTCGTCGGGCACCCCTTCAACCCGCCCGAGCTGATGCCGCTGGTGGAGGTCCTGCCCGGGACGCGCACGGCGTCGACGACCACCGACGGCGCCGTCGCGCTCTATCGCGCACTGGACCGGGAGCCCGTCGTCATCGGCACGGAGCTACCCGGGTTCGTCGCGAACCGGCTGCAGGCGGCCATCTCCCGTGAGGCGCGCTATCTGGTGCAGACGGGGGTCGTCTCGCCCGCCGACCTCGACACCATCCTGCGAAACTCGCTCGGCCTGCGGTGGGCCACCATCGGCCTGTTCGAGGGCAACGTCCTCGGCGGCGGGCCGGGCGGTATCCGACACCTGCTCGCGGGTGTCGGTGCGCAGACCGGCGGCATCGAACCCGGTGTCCCGGCGACCGACCCCGACGCCATGGAACGACTCGTCGACGCGGTCGAGGCGACCTACGGGACCGGCGAGGAGGTCTACGCCGAACTCGCTGCTCGCCGCGACCGACGCACCCGGGCCGTTCTCGCCGCACTCGCCGACACCGACGGGGAATCCACGACGCGCTGA
- a CDS encoding acyl-CoA dehydrogenase family protein — MNLDLNDDQQLLFDTVHAAVGRDYGTGGRAAATSTELGWNQRVWDTLAEMGLIGLTIADEHGGSGAGPVELYATLEAIGRHAATEPLLDGVVLPAWLIAALGTPTQAKELLGALAAGEFTVAVAHAEPTRAWDAAPAVTVTVHDDGTATVSGVKSPVLHADQAQKLLVTVTDTDGRTHVVIVDSDSAGITRTDGRTSDWTHASQVAFEQTPAVLLGDTPEQSDVVGALHSAFAQARIAVTGEAIGLMEAGLTQTVDYLKSRKQFGVPLSSFQALVHRAADLYAQVELARSMALRATAVAEAVTAENTEGVDLRETADDAFVYVCDAATTVAEEIIQLHGGIGMTYESEVGHHAARLIGLTAGFGGVSAARRRAVASDTVLRAPSALLNNADAVHA; from the coding sequence ATGAACCTCGATCTGAACGACGACCAACAACTACTCTTCGACACCGTGCACGCCGCAGTCGGACGTGACTACGGCACCGGCGGCCGCGCAGCCGCCACGTCCACCGAACTCGGCTGGAATCAACGTGTCTGGGACACCCTCGCCGAGATGGGCCTGATCGGGCTGACCATCGCCGACGAGCACGGCGGCTCCGGCGCCGGACCGGTGGAGCTCTACGCCACCCTCGAGGCCATCGGTCGCCACGCCGCCACCGAGCCGCTGCTCGACGGCGTGGTGCTGCCCGCCTGGCTGATCGCCGCGCTCGGAACCCCCACGCAGGCCAAGGAACTCCTCGGTGCGCTCGCCGCGGGCGAGTTCACCGTGGCTGTCGCACACGCCGAACCCACCCGCGCGTGGGACGCCGCCCCCGCGGTCACCGTGACGGTGCACGACGACGGAACCGCGACCGTGAGCGGTGTGAAATCGCCGGTGCTGCACGCTGACCAGGCCCAGAAGCTGCTGGTGACCGTCACCGACACCGACGGTAGGACCCATGTGGTGATCGTCGACTCCGACTCCGCGGGCATCACCCGCACCGACGGCCGCACCAGCGACTGGACACACGCCTCGCAGGTCGCCTTCGAGCAGACCCCGGCGGTCCTGCTCGGCGACACCCCGGAGCAGTCCGATGTGGTGGGCGCCCTGCACTCCGCGTTCGCCCAGGCCCGGATCGCCGTCACCGGTGAGGCGATCGGACTGATGGAGGCCGGTCTGACCCAGACGGTCGACTACCTCAAGAGCCGCAAGCAGTTCGGCGTCCCGCTGTCGTCGTTCCAGGCGCTCGTGCACCGCGCCGCCGACCTCTACGCGCAGGTCGAGCTCGCCCGGTCGATGGCGCTGCGGGCCACCGCCGTCGCCGAGGCGGTCACCGCCGAGAACACGGAGGGTGTCGACCTCCGCGAGACCGCCGACGACGCGTTCGTCTACGTCTGCGACGCAGCCACCACGGTCGCCGAGGAGATCATCCAGCTGCACGGCGGCATCGGCATGACCTACGAGTCCGAGGTCGGCCACCACGCGGCGCGTCTCATCGGCCTCACCGCCGGCTTCGGTGGGGTGTCGGCCGCACGCCGACGCGCCGTCGCCTCCGACACCGTCCTGCGAGCACCGAGCGCGCTGCTCAACAACGCCGATGCCGTCCACGCCTGA
- a CDS encoding acyl-CoA dehydrogenase family protein: MDLELSSADIEFRDHLREVFLDEVPADIRRRSALNQTTHDDIVTSQRILNRHGLAVPHWPAQWGGKGWTATQSHIYGSELQRAAVPQPLAFNVSMVGPIIAEFGSEEQKQKFLPATANLDIWWSQGFSEPEAGSDLASLKTTARRDGDVYVLNGQKTWTTLGQYGDWMFVLARTNPEAARKQQGISFLLLDLTTPGIERRPITLVDGSAEVNEFFFDNVVIPAENLVGEENMGWTYAKFLLGNERNSIAHVGTAQRVFADLAASAQTTPTGTGALAQDAAFRGSMHAIKTKLLALEATQLRVTGASENGAASPVSSLLKLEGTRTLQELTRLRMTAAGTDAALVHTDGPLQADEAATASATQYLNLRKLSIFGGSNEIQRGVIAKTILNL, translated from the coding sequence ATGGACCTCGAACTCTCGAGTGCCGACATCGAATTCCGCGATCACCTGCGCGAGGTGTTCCTCGACGAGGTGCCCGCCGACATCCGCCGCCGCAGCGCACTGAACCAGACCACCCACGACGACATCGTCACCAGCCAGCGCATCCTCAACCGCCACGGTCTCGCCGTGCCGCACTGGCCCGCGCAGTGGGGCGGTAAGGGCTGGACCGCGACGCAGTCGCACATCTACGGATCGGAACTGCAGCGCGCGGCCGTGCCGCAACCGCTCGCGTTCAACGTGTCGATGGTCGGCCCGATCATCGCCGAGTTCGGCAGTGAGGAGCAGAAGCAGAAGTTCCTGCCTGCGACCGCGAACCTGGACATCTGGTGGTCACAGGGCTTTTCCGAGCCCGAGGCCGGCTCCGACCTCGCCTCGCTCAAGACCACCGCACGGCGTGACGGCGACGTCTACGTCCTCAACGGGCAGAAGACCTGGACCACTCTCGGGCAGTATGGGGACTGGATGTTCGTCCTCGCCCGGACGAACCCCGAGGCCGCCCGCAAACAGCAGGGCATCTCGTTCCTGCTCCTCGACCTGACCACACCCGGAATCGAGCGCCGACCGATCACCCTGGTCGACGGCAGCGCGGAGGTCAACGAATTCTTCTTCGACAACGTCGTCATCCCCGCCGAGAACCTCGTCGGGGAGGAGAACATGGGCTGGACCTACGCCAAGTTCCTGCTCGGCAACGAGCGGAACAGCATCGCGCATGTCGGTACCGCCCAGCGCGTCTTCGCCGATCTCGCGGCGAGCGCGCAGACGACGCCGACCGGAACCGGGGCACTCGCGCAGGACGCGGCGTTCCGCGGTTCCATGCACGCGATCAAGACCAAGCTGCTCGCCCTGGAGGCCACCCAGCTGCGCGTGACCGGCGCCTCGGAGAACGGTGCCGCCAGCCCGGTGTCGTCGTTGCTCAAGCTCGAGGGCACGCGCACGCTGCAGGAACTGACCCGTCTGCGGATGACCGCCGCCGGAACCGACGCGGCCCTGGTGCACACCGACGGTCCGCTGCAGGCCGACGAGGCCGCGACCGCCTCGGCCACCCAGTACCTGAACCTGCGCAAGCTGTCGATCTTCGGTGGCTCTAACGAGATCCAGCGCGGCGTCATCGCCAAAACCATCCTGAATCTCTGA
- a CDS encoding CaiB/BaiF CoA transferase family protein — protein sequence MSNTEATSNTADTATTAGTTAQNAGPLAGVTVIDISTVVMGPYATQILGDFGADVIRIEPPFDTARQSPANTGRNPGMAPLYMQVNRNKRSVAINLKDPKGLEDLFALLADADVLVTNMRAAALDRLGLGYDALHERFPHLVYAHAQGFAPTSSQGNRPAYDEVIQAVSGLVSLQDRAGGSLQFMPTFIADKTAGLYLLNGVLAALYHQLRTGQGQHVQLAMADAMIAVNMVEHMAGDVFVPAAGDVGNPLSLTGAHAAMRTADGGAIAAVPYTNEAVRKLLIGAGLTEDAADPAWLSPTIDRPTFTAGIEKVLAHSTAKTTAEWEEYLTANDMPYGLVVDIADLPQDPYVREVGLITEMEHPTEGTIRVVANPLHLSQTPTGFYRHAERAGASTDEVLDAVRTPATA from the coding sequence ATGAGCAACACGGAAGCCACGAGCAACACAGCAGACACCGCCACCACGGCCGGCACCACCGCGCAGAACGCCGGTCCCCTCGCCGGAGTCACCGTCATCGACATCTCCACCGTCGTGATGGGCCCGTACGCGACCCAGATCCTCGGCGATTTCGGCGCCGACGTGATCCGCATCGAGCCGCCCTTCGACACCGCCCGGCAGTCACCGGCCAACACCGGTCGCAACCCCGGCATGGCCCCGCTCTACATGCAGGTCAACCGCAACAAGCGCAGCGTCGCGATCAACCTCAAGGACCCGAAGGGGCTCGAGGACCTGTTCGCGCTGCTCGCCGACGCCGACGTGCTCGTGACCAACATGCGCGCCGCCGCGCTCGACCGCCTCGGGCTCGGTTACGACGCATTGCACGAGCGCTTCCCGCACCTCGTCTACGCACACGCGCAGGGCTTCGCACCCACCTCGTCGCAGGGCAACCGCCCCGCCTACGACGAGGTCATCCAGGCCGTGTCCGGGTTGGTCAGCCTGCAGGACCGCGCAGGCGGCTCGCTGCAGTTCATGCCGACCTTCATCGCCGACAAGACCGCGGGCCTGTACCTGCTCAACGGTGTCCTCGCCGCGCTGTACCACCAGCTACGGACCGGGCAGGGCCAGCACGTGCAGCTCGCCATGGCCGACGCGATGATCGCGGTGAACATGGTCGAGCACATGGCCGGCGACGTCTTCGTCCCCGCCGCCGGCGATGTCGGGAACCCGTTGAGTCTCACCGGCGCCCACGCCGCCATGCGCACCGCCGACGGTGGCGCCATCGCCGCGGTGCCCTACACCAACGAGGCCGTGCGCAAGCTGCTCATCGGCGCCGGGCTGACCGAGGACGCCGCCGATCCCGCGTGGCTGTCGCCGACCATCGACCGCCCGACGTTCACCGCGGGCATCGAGAAGGTCCTCGCCCACTCGACCGCCAAGACGACCGCGGAGTGGGAGGAGTACCTCACCGCCAACGACATGCCCTACGGCCTGGTGGTCGACATCGCCGACCTGCCGCAGGACCCGTACGTCCGGGAGGTCGGACTCATCACCGAGATGGAACACCCCACCGAGGGCACCATCCGCGTGGTGGCCAACCCCCTGCACCTCTCGCAGACCCCGACCGGCTTCTACCGGCACGCGGAGCGCGCGGGAGCCAGCACCGACGAGGTGCTCGACGCGGTCCGTACCCCCGCGACCGCCTGA